In a genomic window of Gossypium arboreum isolate Shixiya-1 chromosome 7, ASM2569848v2, whole genome shotgun sequence:
- the LOC108477684 gene encoding uncharacterized protein LOC108477684, with protein sequence METKLNDVRMERLRKRCDFQNGIDISANSSRGGLSLAWNGNDVVQVYSYSSNHIDVEINEIENSKIWHFTDFYGNPNQSSRQESWNLLRHLNSSHSMPWCVCGDFNEIMYAHEKNGGAVRNERQMEKFRKVLEECELLDMGYRGQKFTWKRGNFAETNIRERLDRGVAKREWLNLFPNFLLQYLPHSFSDHCPITIQTMPNVPRYRVIPFKFKSWWITEPSCEEVIQKMWQEKIGNAFDKLEHTRDGLQKWRKNIKRERIKRSTFLIERLRKLEEMDRDDEIITEMIDVKL encoded by the coding sequence ATGGAGACAAAACTGAATGATGTTCGAATGGAAAGGCTTCGAAAACGATGTGATTTTCAAAATGGAATTGATATTTCAGCGAATAGTTCACGTGGGGGACTAAGTCTTGCTTGGAATGGAAACGACGTAGTGCAAGTTTATAGTTATTCAAGCAACCATATTGATGTGGAGATCAATGAGATAGAAAATTCGAAGATATGGCACTTCACTGATTTTTATGGTAACCCAAATCAGTCTAGTAGGCAGGAGTCATGGAACTTACTCCGTCATTTGAACAGCAGCCACTCAATGCCATGGTGTGTATGTGGCGATTTCAATGAAATCATGTACGCACATGAAAAAAATGGAGGAGCAGTACGGAACGAAAGGCAAATGGAGAAATTTCGGAAGGTTCTTGAAGAATGTGAACTGTTAGACATGGGATATCGTGGACAAAAATTTACTTGGAAAAGAGGAAACTTTGCGGAAACAAACATAAGGGAACGTTTGGACAGGGGAGTAGCAAAGCGGGAATGGCTGAATTTATTTCCAAATTTTTTGCTACAATATTTACCCCACTCCTTCTCTGATCACTGCCCAATTACCATCCAAACAATGCCAAATGTACCAAGGTATAGGGTCATTCCCTTTAAATTCAAATCATGGTGGATAACGGAACCTTCCTGTGAAGAGGTTATTCAGAAAATGTGGCAAGAGAAGATTGGTAATGCCTTTGATAAACTTGAGCATACACGGGATGGACTACAGAAATGGAGGAAAAACATTAAAAGAGAACGTATCAAGAGGTCAACATTTCTTATAGAAAGACTGAGGAAACTTGAAGAAATGGATCGGGACGACGAGATCATAACAGAGATGATTGATGTGAAACTATAA